One segment of Ricinus communis isolate WT05 ecotype wild-type chromosome 8, ASM1957865v1, whole genome shotgun sequence DNA contains the following:
- the LOC8279973 gene encoding exocyst complex component EXO70H1, whose product MPRKGMRTIFFKPTTASSSSSSPMRSPQRHTFSDTLMDENIENAYSLVSKWDSDDSSNYCNLSSLFTQNNRQEATQYLNSIRELQSAMQYYITENSASEKLVRAQNLMQIAMKRLEKEFYRILKSNRDYLDAESVSSHSSRASNVSAVSEDSENDDSEDDSSSRHGGGSISEVERVSLIAMADLKAIADCMIASGYGKECVRIYKLVRKSIIDESLYHLGVESLNFSQVQKMDWEVVEIKIKTWLNAVKFAVKTLFYGERILCDHVFSASASITESCFAEITREGALALFAFPENVAKCKKTPEKMFKTLDLYEAIADLWQEIESIFNFESTSTVRTQAVTSLIKLGEGVRTMLSDFEAAISKDNSKTPVPGAGVHPLTRYVMNYIAFLADYSGVLSDIVADWPLTSQSPLPESYFGSPEHEDGAATAISVRLAWLILVLLCKLDGKAELYKDVAQSYLFLANNLQYVVSKVRTSSLKFLIGDDWIRKHEAKVRQYAQNYERMGWSKVIASLPEDSTAAMTVNSVAERFKRFNLAFEDTYKKQSSWVVPDAKLRDEIKVSVARKIVPVYREFYEKFRVVVRSVGIVRFAPDDLENYLSDLFFGNNGGQGSFSSVSSSMSSFSISSPGGKSH is encoded by the coding sequence ATGCCAAGAAAAGGGATGAGAACTATTTTCTTTAAGCCAACAAcggcatcatcatcatcatcgtcaCCAATGCGATCACCGCAGCGCCATACCTTCTCCGATACATTAATGGATGAGAACATTGAGAATGCGTATTCACTCGTTTCTAAATGGGACTCTGATGACTCCTCAAATTACTGCAACCTCAGTTCACTTTTCACCCAAAACAATCGCCAAGAAGCTACGCAATATCTCAACTCTATCAGAGAACTGCAATCCGCTATGCAGTATTACATCACTGAAAATTCCGCTTCTGAGAAGCTCGTCCGAGCTCAGAATCTCATGCAAATCGCCATGAAACGGCTCGAGAAGGAGTTCTATCGAATCTTGAAGTCCAACCGTGACTATTTAGACGCCGAATCAGTGTCTAGTCACTCTTCAAGAGCCAGCAATGTTTCGGCTGTATCAGAAGATTCTGAAAATGATGATTCAGAAGATGACTCGTCGTCCAGACACGGTGGTGGCTCTATATCTGAAGTAGAGCGAGTTTCTTTGATTGCTATGGCGGATTTGAAAGCCATTGCTGATTGTATGATTGCTTCTGGTTATGGAAAAGAGTGCGTCAGGATTTATAAACTTGTTCGTAAGTCTATTATTGATGAGTCCTTATACCATCTCGGAGTTGAAAGTTTGAACTTCTCGCAAGTTCAGAAGATGGATTGGGAAGTAGTCGAAATTAAAATCAAGACCTGGTTAAACGCTGTTAAATTCGCAGTTAAAACGCTCTTTTACGGTGAGAGAATCCTCTGCGACCATGTTTTCTCTGCTTCTGCTTCAATTACAGAATCTTGTTTTGCTGAGATTACAAGGGAAGGTGCTCTGGCTCTGTTTGCATTCCCGGAAAACGTAGCAAAGTGCAAGAAAACACCTGAGAAAATGTTCAAAACTCTAGACCTCTACGAAGCAATAGCCGACCTCTGGCAGGAGATTGAGTCGATTTTCAACTTTGAATCAACCTCAACCGTCCGAACACAAGCGGTTACTTCCTTAATCAAGCTCGGCGAAGGAGTCCGTACGATGTTATCAGATTTCGAAGCAGCCATTTCAAAAGACAATTCTAAAACGCCTGTACCTGGCGCTGGAGTTCATCCGCTAACTCGTTATGTAATGAATTACATTGCGTTTTTAGCCGATTACAGCGGCGTACTTTCCGATATTGTCGCCGACTGGCCATTAACGTCGCAATCTCCGTTACCAGAATCTTACTTTGGAAGCCCTGAACATGAAGACGGCGCAGCAACGGCGATATCAGTCCGTTTAGCTTGGCTTATACTTGTTTTATTATGTAAACTTGACGGAAAAGCTGAGCTCTATAAAGATGTGGCACAATCTTATTTGTTTCTAGCTAACAATCTCCAGTACGTTGTTAGTAAAGTCCGCACATCAAGCTTGAAGTTCTTAATCGGCGATGATTGGATAAGGAAGCACGAGGCTAAAGTGAGACAGTATGCACAGAATTACGAGCGCATGGGATGGAGCAAAGTCATAGCTTCATTACCGGAGGATTCAACGGCGGCGATGACCGTTAATAGCGTGGCTGAGCGGTTTAAGAGATTTAATCTAGCTTTTGAAGATACGTATAAGAAACAAAGTAGCTGGGTTGTACCGGACGCGAAATTGAGAGACGAGATTAAAGTTTCGGTAGCGAGGAAGATTGTTCCGGTATACCGGGAGTTCTACGAGAAGTTTCGGGTTGTAGTAAGAAGTGTTGGAATTGTCAGATTTGCCCCTGATGATTTGGAAAATTACTTATCGGATTTGTTCTTTGGGAACAACGGTGGCCAAGGAAGTTTTTCGtcagtttcttcttctatgtCGTCGTTTTCTATTTCGTCTCCTGGTGGGAAGAGTCACTGA